A window of Neisseria canis contains these coding sequences:
- a CDS encoding DciA family protein, giving the protein MDLYQLGKGDKRLAGLLAQAQQWRRLDREIKKLLPPNLHGYAQVACIDAEGCLIILAANNMALSRLRMIAPGLLAKMQQADSRIAGVRVKAAPKPGRAAKENRLKLSRNALDALDDSAERLAHHPELAAALRKLTDKHR; this is encoded by the coding sequence ATGGATCTCTACCAACTCGGCAAAGGCGATAAACGGCTGGCCGGCCTGCTTGCCCAAGCGCAGCAATGGCGGCGGCTCGACCGTGAAATCAAAAAGCTTCTGCCGCCCAATTTGCACGGATATGCCCAGGTGGCCTGCATTGATGCGGAAGGCTGCCTGATTATTCTGGCGGCGAACAATATGGCTTTGAGCCGTTTGCGGATGATTGCGCCGGGTTTGTTGGCAAAGATGCAGCAAGCAGACAGCCGAATTGCCGGCGTGCGCGTTAAGGCGGCGCCAAAGCCCGGGCGTGCGGCTAAAGAAAACAGGCTTAAATTGAGCCGGAACGCGCTGGATGCGCTTGACGATTCTGCCGAACGCTTGGCGCATCATCCCGAGTTGGCCGCGGCTTTGCGCAAGTTGACCGATAAACACCGGTAA
- the azu gene encoding azurin, with translation MKAYLALISAVALALSACSQEAAKPAEQASAPAASAPAAEGASAAVAAEKVDPASVPAECSVVVETGDQMKYSTNEISVKKSCETFKVTLKHTGSMPVTSMGHNIVITKADDASAVASEGSGAGPDSGYLKADNPAIVAHTDMIGGGQEASVAFKTSRLDPNAGYKFFCTFPAHFSVMQGDVKLVD, from the coding sequence ATGAAAGCTTATTTAGCATTGATTTCTGCCGTTGCATTGGCTTTGAGCGCCTGTTCGCAAGAAGCTGCCAAGCCTGCCGAACAGGCTTCCGCACCGGCGGCTTCCGCTCCTGCCGCCGAAGGCGCTTCCGCAGCGGTTGCCGCGGAAAAAGTCGATCCGGCAAGCGTGCCTGCCGAGTGTAGTGTTGTGGTGGAAACCGGCGATCAGATGAAATACAGCACCAACGAGATTTCCGTGAAGAAATCATGCGAAACATTCAAAGTAACGCTGAAGCATACCGGCTCTATGCCGGTAACCAGTATGGGCCACAACATTGTGATTACCAAAGCGGATGATGCTTCTGCCGTGGCCAGCGAAGGTTCCGGTGCAGGGCCTGATTCGGGTTATTTGAAAGCCGACAATCCGGCTATTGTAGCCCACACCGATATGATCGGCGGCGGTCAGGAAGCCAGTGTGGCATTTAAAACCAGCCGGCTTGATCCTAACGCCGGTTATAAATTTTTCTGCACTTTCCCGGCGCATTTCTCTGTGATGCAGGGTGATGTGAAGCTGGTTGATTAA
- a CDS encoding DNA translocase FtsK, translating into MANTSPQKPKSPHGRTTRKSLVTPKPQAEKPLPKTKVDIKPPKRPKGVVSNQEKNKRNEHIANLVGDTLWLLGLVAVIYIAVSLLSFSMTDPAWSRSVPAADDVRNMGGLFGAYFSDISYYLFGLSFWWFLIAGLVFLIKNFRPLQKPEQKPYNTGIALAALIVLLLCSPVLEVFILKDELAGELPVGAGGLFGSYIASGMSWLLGNTGSLLIMLVILLLALSLLIQVSWLDMMEKTGQKMEWAWTKFQRRKSGYIAEMPDSKTTRRMVREAKQITAEPAPMLENSSSNRKAVPVSVAPPVPIQTTLFDDKGKAAEPLPPGEYAKPSLHLLSTPKNDVPPPNPEVLQQTAERIEAKLLEFGIEVQVVSATAGPVITRFEIEPAQGVKGSQIVNLSKDLARSLSMQSVRVVETIPGKNTMGIEIPNERRQEVLLQEIFSSSVFNDAKSKLTVALGKDIAGVPVVGDLAKMPHLLVGGMTGSGKSVGVNAMIMSMLFKATPDEVRFIMIDPKMLELSVYDGIPHLLCPVVTDMREAGQALNWCVTEMEKRYRLLSHAGVRNLEGFNKKIEEAKAAGKPIPNPFSLNPDDPEPLEKLPLIVVVIDELADLMMTERKAVEQQIARLAQKARAAGIHMIVATQRPSVDVITGLIKANIPTRMAFTVQSKIDSRTILDQMGAEDLLKYGDLLVLQPGNAEPTRLQGAFVSDHEVHEVVSHIKRQAPANYIEGLLTGEAALETTNVVNPNANSDELFDQAVAFVLESRKTSISSLQRHLRIGYNRAANLVQALEEAGVLSEADSSGARKILAQKDNL; encoded by the coding sequence ATGGCAAACACATCACCTCAAAAACCCAAATCACCCCACGGCAGAACAACACGCAAATCACTTGTCACGCCCAAACCGCAAGCCGAAAAACCCTTGCCGAAAACCAAAGTCGACATCAAGCCGCCCAAACGGCCCAAAGGCGTTGTGAGCAATCAAGAAAAAAACAAACGCAACGAACACATTGCCAACCTTGTGGGCGACACACTTTGGCTGCTCGGTTTGGTGGCCGTGATTTATATTGCCGTATCGCTTTTGAGCTTTTCCATGACCGACCCGGCCTGGTCGCGCAGCGTGCCGGCCGCAGATGACGTGCGCAACATGGGCGGGCTTTTCGGCGCTTATTTTTCCGACATCAGCTATTATCTGTTCGGCCTTTCATTTTGGTGGTTTCTGATTGCCGGACTGGTTTTTCTGATAAAAAATTTCCGCCCGCTGCAAAAGCCCGAGCAAAAACCTTACAACACCGGCATTGCGCTGGCCGCCCTGATAGTGTTGCTGCTGTGCAGCCCTGTTTTGGAAGTGTTTATTTTAAAGGACGAGTTGGCAGGCGAATTGCCCGTGGGCGCGGGCGGGCTGTTCGGTTCGTATATCGCATCAGGCATGAGCTGGCTGCTCGGCAACACCGGCAGCCTGTTGATTATGCTGGTGATTCTGCTGTTGGCGCTGTCTTTACTGATTCAGGTTTCCTGGTTAGACATGATGGAAAAAACCGGCCAGAAAATGGAATGGGCATGGACGAAATTCCAGCGTAGGAAAAGCGGCTATATCGCCGAAATGCCCGACTCAAAAACCACCCGCCGCATGGTGCGCGAAGCCAAACAAATTACCGCAGAACCTGCGCCTATGTTGGAAAACAGCAGCAGCAACCGCAAAGCCGTGCCCGTTTCCGTAGCACCGCCGGTTCCCATACAAACCACGCTCTTCGACGATAAAGGCAAAGCCGCCGAGCCGCTGCCGCCCGGCGAATATGCCAAACCCAGCCTGCATTTGCTCAGCACCCCGAAAAACGATGTGCCTCCGCCGAATCCCGAAGTGTTACAGCAAACCGCCGAACGCATCGAAGCCAAACTATTGGAATTCGGTATTGAAGTGCAGGTGGTCAGCGCTACCGCCGGCCCCGTGATTACCCGTTTTGAAATCGAGCCGGCGCAAGGTGTGAAAGGCAGCCAGATTGTGAACCTTTCCAAAGACTTGGCGCGTTCGCTTTCCATGCAGTCGGTGCGCGTGGTGGAAACCATCCCCGGCAAAAACACTATGGGCATCGAAATTCCCAACGAGCGCCGCCAAGAAGTGTTGCTGCAGGAAATCTTTTCTTCTTCCGTATTTAACGATGCCAAATCCAAGCTTACCGTTGCTTTGGGTAAAGACATTGCCGGCGTGCCGGTAGTGGGCGACTTGGCCAAAATGCCGCACCTGCTGGTCGGCGGCATGACCGGTTCGGGCAAGTCGGTGGGTGTGAACGCCATGATTATGTCCATGCTGTTCAAGGCCACACCCGACGAAGTACGCTTCATCATGATCGACCCGAAAATGCTCGAATTGAGCGTGTACGACGGTATTCCGCACCTGCTCTGCCCCGTGGTAACCGACATGCGCGAAGCCGGTCAGGCGCTCAACTGGTGCGTTACCGAAATGGAAAAACGCTACCGTCTGCTTTCCCATGCGGGCGTGCGCAATTTAGAAGGTTTCAATAAGAAAATCGAAGAAGCCAAAGCGGCAGGCAAACCGATTCCCAACCCCTTCAGCCTCAACCCCGACGATCCCGAGCCGCTGGAAAAACTGCCGCTGATTGTGGTGGTGATTGACGAATTGGCCGATTTGATGATGACCGAACGCAAAGCCGTTGAGCAGCAAATCGCCCGCCTGGCGCAAAAAGCGCGCGCAGCCGGCATCCACATGATTGTCGCCACCCAACGCCCGAGTGTGGACGTGATTACCGGCCTCATTAAAGCCAATATCCCAACCCGCATGGCCTTTACCGTACAAAGCAAAATCGACAGCCGCACCATTCTCGACCAAATGGGCGCGGAAGATTTGCTCAAATACGGCGACTTGCTGGTCCTCCAACCGGGCAACGCCGAACCGACCCGTTTGCAGGGCGCGTTTGTGTCCGACCACGAAGTGCATGAAGTGGTGTCGCATATCAAACGCCAAGCACCGGCCAACTATATCGAAGGCCTGCTTACCGGCGAGGCCGCGCTGGAAACCACCAATGTGGTCAACCCCAATGCCAACAGCGACGAATTGTTTGATCAGGCTGTGGCGTTTGTGCTGGAATCGCGCAAAACCTCGATTTCCTCGCTGCAACGCCATCTGCGAATCGGCTACAACCGCGCCGCCAATCTGGTTCAAGCGCTGGAAGAAGCCGGCGTGCTTTCCGAAGCCGATTCAAGCGGCGCACGAAAAATACTGGCACAAAAAGACAACCTCTAA
- a CDS encoding anhydro-N-acetylmuramic acid kinase: MNNSQQLYIGIMSGTSMDGADAVFIRMNGTQWQAAEAHAFIPYSNQLKQSLLDLQDIGENELHKSMTLAQELSSLYAETVHTLLEKTGIGPQEITAIGCHGQTIRHAPESSYSIQLVNLSQLAEQTGIFTVGDFRSRDLAAGGQGAPLVPAFHEAVFKSDKETRVVLNLGGIANISVLPADSHAFGFDTGPGNMLMDAWVNSIWQQAYDANGEKAAQGTILPDLLAELLAHPYFRLPPPKSTGRELFSLNWLRTFLSGRENPHDVLRTLLEYTARSAAKAIAQSAPDARQVYIGGGGIRNSLLVDTLQTRLQPHNITLHSTAELNLDPQWLEAAAFGWLAACWINRIPSNPHHATGARKPCILGAGYYA; this comes from the coding sequence ATGAACAACTCCCAACAACTTTACATCGGCATTATGTCCGGCACCAGCATGGATGGTGCCGACGCAGTGTTCATCCGCATGAACGGCACGCAATGGCAGGCGGCCGAAGCTCATGCGTTCATACCCTATTCCAACCAATTAAAACAGTCTTTGCTCGACTTGCAAGACATCGGCGAAAACGAGCTGCATAAAAGCATGACACTCGCCCAAGAGCTCAGTTCGCTCTATGCCGAAACGGTTCATACCCTTCTTGAGAAAACCGGCATAGGCCCGCAGGAAATTACCGCCATCGGCTGCCACGGCCAGACCATACGCCATGCACCCGAATCCTCATACAGCATACAGCTGGTCAACCTTTCACAGCTTGCAGAACAAACCGGCATTTTCACCGTGGGCGATTTCCGCAGCCGCGATTTAGCGGCAGGCGGCCAGGGAGCGCCCTTAGTGCCTGCGTTTCACGAAGCGGTGTTCAAGTCCGACAAGGAAACCCGTGTCGTGCTTAATCTGGGCGGCATTGCCAACATCAGCGTGTTACCGGCCGATTCACACGCATTTGGTTTCGATACCGGCCCCGGCAATATGTTGATGGATGCGTGGGTTAACTCAATTTGGCAACAGGCATACGACGCAAACGGTGAAAAAGCAGCGCAAGGTACCATCTTGCCCGATCTGCTGGCCGAGCTGCTCGCCCATCCTTATTTCCGGCTCCCGCCGCCCAAAAGCACGGGACGCGAGCTGTTTTCATTAAATTGGTTGCGCACATTCTTAAGCGGCCGGGAAAATCCCCACGACGTTTTGCGCACCCTGCTTGAATATACGGCCCGCAGCGCCGCAAAAGCCATTGCGCAATCCGCTCCCGACGCACGGCAGGTGTATATCGGCGGAGGCGGCATACGCAACAGCTTGCTGGTTGATACGCTTCAAACCCGTTTACAGCCGCACAACATCACACTACACAGCACTGCCGAATTAAACCTTGATCCGCAATGGTTGGAAGCGGCCGCATTCGGCTGGCTTGCCGCCTGTTGGATTAACCGCATACCCAGCAATCCGCACCACGCCACAGGCGCCCGCAAGCCCTGTATTTTGGGTGCCGGATACTATGCTTGA